One Chloroflexota bacterium genomic region harbors:
- a CDS encoding branched-chain amino acid ABC transporter permease, producing MEWANAVIQGVLLGGLYALLATGLSLIFGVMRLVNLAHGDLGMLAAYVSVVIVSVAGIGPLESLVVVVPVMMVLGYVLQRSLLNFTLTGGVLPPLLVTFGLSVIIQNAQLTIFSADSQGLDAGPIEIASLPITDQITVGWLPLLTLVVAVAILIGLQLLISRTRLGRALRATSDDGEAARIVGIDSRHIYGIAMAIALGTVAIGGVFLGIRTTFGPGDGPARLIFAFEAVIIGGLGSLWGTLVGGVILGVAQTVGGQISPAYQVLAGHLVFLAVLLFRPTGLFSRRGARQL from the coding sequence ATGGAATGGGCGAACGCCGTCATCCAGGGTGTCCTGCTCGGTGGGCTGTACGCCCTGCTGGCCACCGGCCTGTCCCTCATCTTCGGGGTTATGCGCCTCGTCAATCTGGCCCATGGGGACCTGGGCATGCTGGCGGCCTATGTGTCGGTCGTAATCGTGAGCGTCGCCGGTATCGGGCCCCTGGAGAGCCTGGTCGTCGTCGTGCCGGTAATGATGGTCCTCGGGTACGTCCTTCAGCGCAGCTTGCTGAACTTCACCCTGACCGGCGGCGTGTTGCCGCCGTTGCTGGTGACCTTTGGACTTTCGGTCATCATCCAGAACGCGCAGCTGACGATCTTCAGCGCCGATTCGCAGGGACTTGACGCCGGTCCCATCGAGATCGCGAGCCTGCCCATCACGGACCAGATCACGGTTGGCTGGCTGCCACTCCTGACATTGGTGGTCGCCGTGGCCATCTTGATCGGGCTGCAACTTCTGATCAGCCGAACGAGGCTCGGGCGGGCGCTGCGGGCCACCTCAGACGACGGTGAAGCAGCGCGCATCGTCGGGATCGACAGCCGACACATCTACGGGATCGCAATGGCCATCGCGTTGGGTACGGTAGCCATCGGGGGCGTCTTTCTCGGGATCCGCACCACCTTTGGTCCGGGGGACGGCCCCGCTCGCCTGATCTTCGCGTTCGAGGCGGTCATCATCGGCGGCCTTGGCTCCCTCTGGGGCACCCTGGTCGGCGGCGTGATCCTGGGCGTCGCCCAGACGGTCGGCGGCCAAATCAGTCCGGCCTACCAGGTGCTCGCCGGCCACCTGGTGTTCCTCGCTGTCCTGCTGTTCCGTCCGACCGGTCTGTTCTCGCGACGCGGAGCGCGGCAACTGTGA
- a CDS encoding ABC transporter ATP-binding protein: MTFLQLEDASAFYGDFQALFDVSLEVDEGETVAIIGANGAGKSTLLRLIAGLHPLRNGRLAYDGRAIGQVLAHRRVREGISLVPEGRRIFPSLSVDENLQVGSHANRDGPWTVAAVKDLFPMLGQVGRRSAAVLSGGEQQALAIGRALMANPRLLLMDEVSLGLAPIVVSQLYAAIPQIGAAGTTILLVEQNTNQALVASDRVYCLLEGRVSLTGRPSELVRSDIVAAYFGL, from the coding sequence GTGACGTTCCTCCAGCTTGAGGATGCCAGCGCGTTCTACGGCGACTTCCAGGCCCTGTTTGACGTGTCTCTGGAGGTCGATGAAGGCGAGACGGTGGCGATCATCGGCGCCAACGGCGCAGGAAAGTCCACCCTCCTTCGCCTGATCGCCGGCCTGCACCCACTCCGCAATGGTCGGTTGGCCTACGACGGTCGGGCAATCGGTCAGGTCCTTGCTCACCGGCGCGTGCGCGAGGGAATCTCGCTCGTGCCCGAGGGCCGTCGGATCTTCCCCAGCCTGAGCGTGGATGAGAATCTGCAGGTCGGATCGCACGCCAACCGAGACGGGCCGTGGACGGTGGCGGCGGTCAAGGACTTGTTCCCGATGCTGGGACAGGTCGGGCGCCGCAGCGCCGCGGTCCTGTCCGGCGGTGAGCAACAGGCGTTGGCGATCGGGCGAGCGCTGATGGCCAACCCCAGGCTTTTGCTGATGGACGAGGTATCCCTCGGGCTGGCGCCGATCGTGGTCAGTCAGCTGTACGCGGCCATCCCACAGATCGGCGCGGCAGGGACCACCATCCTCTTGGTGGAGCAGAACACCAACCAGGCGCTGGTCGCTTCTGATCGGGTCTATTGCCTGCTCGAGGGCCGAGTCTCACTGACGGGCAGGCCGAGCGAACTCGTCCGCTCGGATATCGTGGCTGCGTACTTCGGCCTCTGA
- a CDS encoding ABC transporter ATP-binding protein has translation MTALLELEGLHKAFGRVVVADDLSFSIDSGETLGIVGPNGAGKTSVLNLITGGIPVDRGRILLDGADISRLPAHARAKLGIGRTYQIPLPFAGMTVFENVLLAATYASPEQHNGTDATAISVHALEQTQLLGQANHMAGSLPLLDRKRLELARTLAAQPRLLLLDEIAGGLTEPEVQELTGTILALKADGLTILWIEHIVEALMSVVDRLLAMDVGRKLAEGEPREVLSRPAVRAVYLGQEDLG, from the coding sequence TTGACCGCGCTGCTCGAACTCGAGGGGCTTCATAAGGCCTTCGGTCGAGTGGTCGTGGCGGACGACCTCTCGTTCTCCATCGATTCGGGTGAAACACTGGGCATCGTCGGCCCGAACGGGGCCGGCAAGACCAGCGTTCTGAACCTCATTACGGGCGGGATCCCCGTTGACCGGGGTCGGATCCTCCTGGATGGCGCCGATATCTCCCGACTCCCCGCCCATGCCCGCGCCAAGCTCGGCATCGGTCGGACGTACCAGATTCCGCTCCCGTTCGCCGGGATGACCGTGTTCGAGAACGTGCTGCTGGCGGCGACCTATGCGAGTCCCGAGCAGCACAACGGAACCGATGCCACCGCGATCAGCGTCCACGCACTGGAACAGACCCAGCTGCTCGGCCAGGCGAACCATATGGCCGGGTCCCTGCCCCTTCTCGACCGCAAGCGCCTCGAGTTGGCCCGCACCCTTGCCGCCCAGCCCCGGCTCCTGCTCCTGGACGAGATCGCCGGTGGATTGACCGAGCCGGAAGTTCAGGAACTTACTGGCACGATCCTGGCGCTCAAGGCGGACGGCCTGACGATTCTTTGGATAGAGCACATTGTCGAAGCACTCATGTCCGTCGTCGACCGACTGCTTGCCATGGATGTCGGTCGCAAGCTGGCCGAAGGTGAGCCGCGCGAGGTCCTTTCGCGGCCCGCGGTTCGGGCGGTATACCTGGGACAGGAGGATCTCGGGTGA
- a CDS encoding ABC transporter substrate-binding protein, with amino-acid sequence MKRSMRRRDFLRLTAYGGASAALGAFLAACGISASGSPSPGGSAGASAAPTGRTLKLGYVTPTTGPFAAFAEADDYVRNGVEQAIGKGIVNGGTTYPIEILVKDSQGDPTRAAEVAGELILDEEIDLMLVASTPETTNPVSDQCEANAVPCISTVAPWQPYFLGRQPGVAPPDTQPFEWTYHFFWGLEDIIIAFTDMWDQVPNNKTVGFFMPNDGDGNAWSSPDVGFPATLTPAGYTIEDPGRYENLTQDYSNMIEGFKGAGVEIMTGVPLPPDFTTFWTQAAQQGFIPKAASIGKALLFPASVDALGPDLGLGLSSEVWWSPNHPFSSSLTGASAKELADGYTAETGRQWTQPIGFAHAVFEVAADVLSRAASVDDNAAIRDAITATALDTVVGHIEWDGAGLPPFAATNVAKTPVVGGQWVRGTDFDYDLVIVSNKDHPEIPTAATMEPIPGS; translated from the coding sequence ATGAAACGCTCGATGCGTCGTCGCGACTTCCTGCGCCTGACCGCATACGGGGGGGCCAGCGCGGCGCTGGGCGCCTTCCTCGCGGCCTGTGGGATCAGCGCCTCAGGATCTCCCTCGCCGGGCGGCTCGGCTGGTGCGTCGGCCGCCCCGACCGGGCGGACGCTCAAGCTCGGCTACGTGACGCCGACCACCGGCCCCTTCGCCGCCTTCGCCGAAGCGGATGACTACGTCCGCAACGGCGTGGAGCAAGCCATCGGGAAGGGGATCGTCAACGGGGGAACGACGTACCCAATCGAAATCCTGGTCAAGGACAGCCAGGGCGACCCGACCCGCGCCGCGGAAGTCGCCGGTGAGCTCATCCTCGACGAGGAGATCGACCTCATGCTCGTGGCCTCGACCCCCGAAACGACGAATCCAGTGTCCGACCAGTGTGAGGCGAACGCCGTGCCGTGCATTTCGACGGTTGCGCCATGGCAGCCCTATTTCCTGGGCCGCCAGCCAGGCGTCGCTCCGCCCGACACGCAGCCCTTCGAGTGGACGTATCACTTCTTCTGGGGGCTCGAGGACATCATCATCGCCTTCACGGACATGTGGGACCAGGTCCCCAACAACAAGACCGTCGGCTTCTTCATGCCCAACGACGGCGACGGAAACGCCTGGAGCAGTCCGGACGTCGGCTTTCCAGCGACGCTGACGCCGGCCGGATATACGATCGAGGACCCTGGGCGGTACGAGAACCTGACCCAGGACTACAGCAACATGATCGAGGGCTTCAAGGGGGCAGGGGTCGAGATCATGACCGGGGTTCCGCTGCCGCCTGACTTCACGACGTTCTGGACACAGGCCGCGCAGCAGGGGTTCATACCGAAGGCTGCCTCCATCGGCAAGGCGCTCCTGTTCCCGGCGTCCGTCGATGCCCTCGGGCCCGACCTCGGCCTTGGACTCTCGTCCGAAGTCTGGTGGAGCCCGAACCATCCGTTCAGCTCGTCACTGACCGGCGCCAGCGCCAAGGAGCTTGCCGACGGCTACACCGCCGAGACGGGCAGGCAATGGACCCAGCCGATCGGCTTCGCCCACGCGGTGTTCGAGGTCGCTGCCGATGTCCTCTCGCGCGCGGCAAGCGTCGATGACAACGCGGCGATCCGCGACGCCATCACGGCAACAGCGCTCGACACGGTCGTCGGCCATATCGAGTGGGACGGCGCTGGTCTACCCCCGTTCGCGGCGACGAACGTCGCCAAGACCCCGGTCGTCGGCGGCCAGTGGGTCCGAGGCACCGACTTTGACTACGACCTCGTCATCGTGAGCAACAAGGACCATCCCGAGATCCCGACGGCGGCGACCATGGAGCCGATCCCGGGCAGCTGA
- a CDS encoding maleylacetate reductase, whose protein sequence is MRRFVYDALPGRVVFANGAFDRVPDELDRLGARRVLLIADRSAQSWAERLTEQLADRVVARIDDVRVHVPIERATAARTLARESAVDSMLAIGGGSTTGLAKAVALELPLPILAIPTTYAGSEMTPIWGLTEGARKRTGRDSVVQPKTVIYDPILTLSLPPAIAGPSGMNALAHCAEALYADGANPVTSLMAEEGIRVLAVSLPRVTNSPDDLEARGEVLLGAYLAAAAFAAAGSGIHHKMCHVLGGAYDLPHAETHTVILPHALALVAPTEPEAMARIAAAMGNPDVPGAVYDLAVALGTPTSLAAIGLPADRLDEAAGLIVDAVSASSQPADLPSVRSLLSDAFEGRRPSFDRVIQRSSTA, encoded by the coding sequence ATGCGACGCTTCGTCTACGACGCGCTCCCCGGTCGAGTCGTCTTCGCCAACGGCGCCTTCGACCGAGTCCCGGACGAGCTCGACCGGCTGGGTGCCCGTCGGGTGCTGCTGATTGCGGATCGGTCCGCGCAGTCATGGGCGGAACGCCTAACGGAGCAGCTGGCCGATCGCGTTGTCGCCCGCATCGACGACGTTCGAGTTCATGTTCCGATCGAACGCGCGACCGCCGCCCGAACCCTGGCGCGCGAATCAGCGGTCGATTCGATGCTCGCGATCGGCGGTGGGTCGACCACCGGTCTGGCCAAGGCGGTCGCCCTCGAACTACCCCTCCCGATCCTGGCTATCCCGACCACATACGCCGGATCCGAAATGACGCCGATCTGGGGTCTAACCGAGGGCGCCCGCAAGCGAACCGGTCGTGATTCGGTGGTCCAGCCGAAGACCGTGATCTACGACCCGATCCTGACCCTTTCCCTCCCTCCGGCCATCGCCGGGCCGTCGGGGATGAACGCGTTGGCGCACTGCGCCGAGGCGCTGTATGCCGACGGCGCCAACCCGGTCACCTCGCTGATGGCCGAGGAGGGGATCCGGGTCCTGGCGGTGAGCCTGCCGCGCGTGACCAACTCACCGGATGACCTCGAGGCGCGCGGCGAAGTGCTGCTCGGGGCGTACCTGGCGGCCGCGGCCTTCGCTGCCGCGGGGTCCGGGATTCACCACAAGATGTGTCACGTCTTGGGCGGCGCCTACGATCTGCCCCACGCCGAGACCCATACCGTGATCCTGCCCCACGCCCTGGCGCTGGTCGCCCCCACCGAGCCGGAGGCGATGGCCCGGATTGCCGCTGCGATGGGCAATCCTGACGTGCCCGGCGCCGTATACGACCTGGCCGTGGCACTCGGGACGCCGACTTCCCTGGCCGCGATCGGCTTGCCGGCGGATCGCCTCGATGAGGCGGCCGGCCTGATCGTGGATGCCGTTTCCGCAAGCTCCCAGCCGGCGGACTTGCCGTCCGTCCGATCCCTGCTGAGTGACGCCTTCGAGGGGCGTCGACCGTCATTCGACCGCGTCATCCAGCGGTCGAGCACCGCGTAG
- a CDS encoding aldehyde dehydrogenase family protein, with product MAIAQGAIDLRLQDRLFIGGEFVDAADGATFISLNPHDGSKLAEVARAGPADIDRAVASAVDAFPAWARTGAAARGRLLLQLADRIEELADELATIETLDTGHPIRDSRNLDVIRTAATFRYFGGMADKIQGDVIPVEPGFLNYVLREPVGVVGMIVPWNFPLMFCSWKMGPALAAGNTVVLKPAELTPLSSLRIAELMVEVGFPPGVVNIVPGPGAVAGERLAAHPDVRKIAFTGSTAIGKRIVELSASNVKRVQLELGGKGANIIFADADLEAAVGGSAFAIYHNQGQACIAGSRLILHESIAEDFLGRFIALSESIKIGNPLDPATEMGPLTSAAHRERVLHYVELAREDGGEVLSGGKVPTEPTLANGFYVQPTVVRADPDARVCREEVFGPFVTVTTFRSEEEAIDIANGVEYGLGGGLWTRDLSRAHRVARQLRAGMVWINTYKRVNPGSPFGGIGPSGYGREMGFDAIHEYTQSRSVWVNVDAQIPPFYKRA from the coding sequence ATGGCCATCGCCCAGGGCGCCATCGACCTGCGCCTCCAGGATCGGCTGTTCATCGGGGGCGAGTTCGTCGACGCAGCCGATGGAGCCACCTTCATCAGCCTGAATCCGCACGACGGGTCGAAGCTGGCCGAGGTGGCCCGGGCGGGACCCGCGGATATCGACCGTGCCGTTGCATCGGCGGTGGACGCCTTTCCCGCCTGGGCGCGCACGGGGGCGGCGGCTCGTGGCCGGCTGCTCCTCCAGCTAGCCGACCGGATCGAGGAGCTGGCCGACGAGTTGGCGACCATCGAAACCCTGGACACGGGTCATCCGATCCGCGACAGCCGGAACCTGGACGTCATCCGAACGGCGGCCACCTTCAGGTATTTCGGGGGAATGGCCGACAAGATCCAGGGCGACGTTATCCCGGTGGAGCCTGGCTTTCTGAACTACGTGCTCCGCGAACCAGTTGGCGTGGTGGGCATGATCGTTCCCTGGAACTTCCCGCTCATGTTCTGCAGCTGGAAGATGGGTCCGGCCCTGGCGGCCGGCAACACGGTTGTGCTGAAGCCTGCCGAATTGACACCTCTCAGCTCATTGCGGATCGCCGAGCTGATGGTCGAGGTGGGGTTCCCGCCTGGGGTCGTCAACATCGTGCCCGGGCCGGGCGCGGTGGCCGGCGAGCGGTTGGCGGCTCACCCCGATGTGCGGAAGATCGCCTTCACGGGCTCGACAGCAATTGGGAAACGGATCGTCGAACTGTCGGCCTCGAACGTGAAGCGCGTCCAGCTCGAGCTGGGCGGCAAGGGCGCCAACATAATCTTCGCCGACGCCGATCTCGAGGCCGCAGTCGGCGGCTCAGCCTTCGCGATCTATCACAACCAGGGCCAGGCCTGCATCGCAGGCTCGCGGCTGATCCTCCATGAGTCGATCGCCGAGGACTTCCTTGGCCGATTCATCGCGCTATCCGAGTCGATCAAGATCGGCAACCCGCTGGACCCCGCGACCGAGATGGGCCCGCTCACGTCCGCCGCCCATCGCGAGCGTGTCCTGCACTACGTCGAGCTGGCCCGCGAGGACGGTGGCGAGGTCCTCAGCGGGGGGAAGGTCCCAACCGAGCCAACGCTCGCCAACGGCTTCTACGTACAACCGACCGTGGTCCGGGCCGATCCCGACGCGCGCGTCTGCCGCGAGGAAGTGTTCGGGCCGTTCGTGACGGTCACCACCTTCCGGTCCGAGGAAGAGGCGATCGACATCGCCAACGGCGTGGAGTACGGGCTGGGTGGCGGCCTGTGGACGCGCGACCTGTCGCGCGCCCACCGCGTGGCGCGACAGCTCCGCGCCGGCATGGTGTGGATCAACACGTACAAACGCGTGAATCCGGGGTCTCCATTCGGCGGAATCGGTCCATCGGGCTACGGCCGGGAAATGGGCTTCGACGCCATTCATGAGTACACCCAGTCCCGGTCGGTGTGGGTCAACGTGGATGCCCAGATTCCGCCGTTCTACAAGCGGGCATAG
- a CDS encoding hydroxyquinol 1,2-dioxygenase, translated as MSIEAPARVDASEDNLYGYQSFKLGEFTFSRDEYFVYVEWPTGRHVMSADAFLRALQRDVAWQFFYGTVNFDGVIGTVNHYGTVDLFAGRYNDAYRKAELDHLENFETPLIKATFEQMLDNWTNTGFDPFASPTETGTAFGIKAGDNRPAITRHRVTARRMVNVPGDEPLRNDDNGHPVNRQFADVPQGEPELHPEPGFEGEVIAFNLFAYLSRSQVTWNPSVVSVCGDSLYCPTTEEYILPIIHGNDRVEWFVQLSDEIYWNVEDRDTGAARAKVVMRPGDVAAMPADIRHQGYAPKRSMLLVWENADPELPGLISSGQLPSTAVQL; from the coding sequence ATGAGCATCGAGGCTCCGGCCCGAGTCGACGCCAGCGAGGACAACCTGTACGGCTATCAGTCCTTCAAGCTCGGCGAGTTCACCTTCAGCCGCGACGAGTACTTCGTCTACGTCGAGTGGCCCACCGGTCGCCATGTCATGTCCGCGGATGCCTTCCTCCGCGCCTTGCAGCGGGACGTGGCCTGGCAATTCTTCTACGGAACCGTGAACTTCGACGGCGTGATCGGCACGGTGAACCACTACGGCACGGTGGACCTGTTCGCCGGGCGCTACAACGACGCCTACCGCAAGGCCGAGCTGGACCACCTCGAGAATTTCGAGACGCCGCTGATCAAGGCCACCTTCGAGCAGATGCTCGACAATTGGACGAACACGGGATTCGATCCGTTCGCCAGCCCCACCGAGACCGGGACGGCGTTCGGGATCAAGGCGGGCGACAACCGGCCGGCGATCACGCGCCACCGGGTCACCGCCCGCCGGATGGTCAACGTCCCGGGCGACGAGCCGCTCCGCAACGACGACAACGGACACCCCGTCAACCGCCAGTTCGCGGACGTCCCCCAGGGTGAGCCGGAGCTCCACCCGGAGCCGGGGTTCGAGGGCGAGGTGATCGCGTTCAACCTGTTCGCGTATCTCTCGCGCTCGCAGGTCACGTGGAATCCGTCGGTCGTCTCAGTGTGCGGTGACAGCCTCTACTGCCCGACGACCGAGGAATACATCCTGCCCATCATCCACGGCAATGACCGGGTCGAGTGGTTCGTCCAGCTCTCAGACGAGATCTACTGGAACGTCGAGGACCGTGACACCGGCGCGGCGCGGGCGAAGGTCGTCATGCGCCCCGGCGACGTGGCCGCCATGCCGGCCGACATCCGGCACCAGGGCTACGCCCCGAAGCGCTCGATGCTCCTTGTCTGGGAGAACGCCGACCCCGAGCTGCCTGGACTGATCTCGAGCGGCCAGCTGCCCTCGACCGCCGTCCAACTGTAG
- a CDS encoding hydroxyquinol 1,2-dioxygenase, with protein MPGLPSYTTVFGSLDDYRKGEIDLIDDDPVRYAFSNIFEVASTSRPYEKIAVGKNRQYVLEAIRAEGTSGWRTAPHDEFALVMDGEVEIRLRKLGPDDPVATAPRGSNQLSAEPGGPPMGRVVGRRGHMTLLPVGAAYQFHADSPSVILLQTQDGPDTVYKWAEIIQTVP; from the coding sequence ATGCCAGGATTGCCCTCGTACACCACAGTCTTCGGGTCGCTCGACGACTATCGGAAGGGCGAAATCGACTTGATCGACGACGACCCGGTGCGATACGCGTTCTCCAACATCTTCGAAGTGGCATCCACATCGCGTCCGTACGAGAAGATCGCGGTCGGGAAGAACCGTCAGTACGTCCTCGAGGCGATCCGCGCGGAGGGGACATCCGGCTGGAGGACCGCACCGCACGACGAGTTCGCCCTGGTCATGGACGGCGAGGTCGAGATCCGGCTTCGGAAGCTCGGGCCCGACGATCCGGTAGCCACCGCTCCACGTGGCTCGAACCAACTGAGTGCCGAGCCCGGCGGTCCGCCGATGGGACGCGTGGTCGGACGCCGCGGCCACATGACGTTGTTGCCGGTCGGGGCGGCCTACCAGTTCCATGCCGACTCCCCGTCCGTGATCCTGCTTCAGACTCAGGATGGCCCGGACACGGTCTACAAATGGGCCGAGATCATCCAGACCGTGCCATGA
- a CDS encoding IclR family transcriptional regulator C-terminal domain-containing protein yields the protein MSRQTSTPREPISPLEPVTVGRSEHVQSLERGLAVLRAFSAPDASLTISEVADRTGLSRATARRLLLTLHDLGYLTASKRAFALTPQVLELAKPFVSHDPWEWARPYLQSLTDRLEESASIAVLDGFDILYVARTPTRRLMTLAVGVGSRLPAHATSKGRVLLAFLPEAELATFFRRAAIARYTDRTVIDEQELRGILTEIRNQSWAIVDQQLEEGLCSVAAPIIDVNGRVSAALSVCAHAGRVDPVTLRNEFLPLVLETARRVSAVLSRR from the coding sequence ATGTCAAGGCAAACCAGCACACCGCGGGAGCCCATCAGCCCTCTCGAACCCGTGACGGTGGGGCGCTCCGAGCATGTCCAATCATTGGAACGTGGATTGGCCGTCCTGCGCGCTTTTTCGGCACCCGATGCCTCGCTGACCATCAGCGAAGTCGCCGATCGCACCGGGCTGTCGCGCGCCACCGCCCGGCGTCTGCTCCTTACGCTGCATGACCTCGGCTACCTGACCGCGTCCAAGCGCGCGTTCGCACTCACACCCCAGGTCCTCGAGCTGGCGAAGCCGTTCGTGTCCCACGACCCGTGGGAGTGGGCTCGGCCTTACCTGCAATCACTCACCGACCGGCTCGAGGAGTCGGCGTCCATCGCCGTCCTCGACGGATTCGACATCCTCTACGTGGCACGCACCCCGACGCGGCGACTCATGACGCTGGCCGTCGGCGTGGGGTCGCGCCTGCCGGCCCACGCCACGTCGAAGGGGCGCGTTTTGCTGGCCTTCCTGCCCGAAGCCGAACTGGCAACGTTCTTCCGGCGGGCGGCCATTGCGCGCTACACGGACCGGACGGTCATCGACGAGCAAGAGCTGCGCGGCATCCTGACCGAAATACGGAATCAGAGCTGGGCGATCGTCGACCAGCAGTTGGAGGAAGGGCTCTGCTCGGTGGCGGCGCCGATCATCGACGTCAACGGACGGGTCAGTGCTGCTCTCTCGGTGTGCGCTCACGCGGGGCGGGTCGACCCTGTCACCCTCCGCAACGAATTCCTCCCGCTGGTGCTTGAGACCGCGCGACGCGTCAGCGCCGTTTTGAGCCGCCGCTGA
- a CDS encoding LLM class flavin-dependent oxidoreductase, whose protein sequence is MNPAFDPTPAPRGRLARLGVVLHVSSPAEQHVALAAMCERAGIEVVWFMDRIGGPRPPEDDDAWLRAAAVSPRMSRSGIGAMVDLANRPPTVLAAAAATVYGPGLPTLELGVLSYGPATMGYLADLREALMTHLPERRPRLSGVAMDVGEIGALLEIVDDLVLPGWRFTDLEAAADEARAEASEAGRDPSSLGVAVLVPVSIGRTGAEASARADGDPLFSHLGHPAEVGIFGTLEECQDRVIALAHAGVTDVRCILPAAPDVHDVIAQLTAMTVGTTDVLRPGSLRSPAPPPPVGWGGRPDRPPQPGISGGSKRR, encoded by the coding sequence ATGAATCCTGCCTTCGACCCAACTCCCGCGCCCCGTGGTCGGCTGGCCCGACTCGGGGTGGTCCTGCACGTCAGCAGTCCGGCGGAGCAGCACGTCGCGTTGGCCGCCATGTGCGAGCGGGCTGGCATCGAGGTCGTCTGGTTCATGGACCGCATTGGCGGGCCAAGGCCGCCGGAGGACGACGACGCGTGGTTGCGCGCTGCCGCCGTGTCGCCTCGGATGAGCCGGAGTGGCATCGGAGCCATGGTCGACCTGGCGAACCGCCCGCCGACCGTCCTGGCAGCGGCCGCAGCGACGGTCTATGGTCCCGGGTTGCCCACTCTCGAGCTGGGCGTTCTGAGCTATGGGCCTGCGACGATGGGCTACCTGGCGGACCTCCGCGAGGCACTGATGACCCACCTGCCTGAGCGTCGGCCGCGCTTGTCGGGGGTGGCGATGGACGTTGGCGAGATCGGCGCGCTGTTGGAGATCGTCGACGATCTCGTGCTGCCCGGATGGCGATTCACCGACCTGGAGGCGGCCGCCGATGAGGCTCGGGCCGAGGCATCAGAGGCCGGCCGTGATCCCTCCAGCCTGGGGGTTGCAGTCCTGGTGCCCGTCTCGATCGGGCGGACGGGGGCCGAGGCCAGCGCGCGGGCCGATGGCGATCCGCTCTTCAGCCACCTTGGCCACCCGGCCGAAGTCGGCATTTTCGGGACGCTCGAGGAGTGCCAGGACCGGGTGATCGCCCTCGCCCATGCCGGCGTCACGGACGTGCGCTGCATCCTCCCCGCGGCGCCCGACGTCCACGACGTCATCGCGCAGCTGACCGCCATGACCGTCGGAACGACCGACGTGCTCCGGCCGGGATCCTTGCGATCACCAGCACCGCCGCCACCGGTCGGTTGGGGTGGGCGCCCGGATCGGCCTCCTCAGCCTGGGATCAGCGGCGGCTCAAAACGGCGCTGA